The Horticoccus luteus DNA window AGCCCCAGCCCCGGTCAGCGCCGATTCTGTCAATCCCACCGAGTTAAAAGCCGGCGCCCTCGACCGCTCCAAACAGCGGCCTTTTCTCCAAAAAGTCCTCGCTGTCTTTCAAAAGGAAAAGAGTTCCTACCGCGAACTCATCATCAATTCCGAGCCCCTCGAGCGCCGGGTCGCTCTGCTCGTAGACGGCCGCCTCGAGAAATTCGAGATCGAGCGCCAGTCCGACGACCGCATGGTCGGCGGTATCTACAAAGGTCGCATCAAGAACCTCGATCCCGGCCTCAAGGCCGCCTTTGTCGACATCGGCTACGCCAAAAACGCGTTTCTCCATTACTGGGACATGCTCCCCGCCGCCGCCGATTCCTCCGTTGAGGTCGTCCGCGTCAACCGCCGCAAAGACGCACCCGCCCGCTCCGCCGAGCCGACCGTCAAGGATATCCCCAACCTCTACCCGCCCGGCTCCGACATCGTCATCCAAGTCACCAAAGGCCCCATCGGCACCAAGGGCCCGCGCACCACGACCAATCTCTCGATCCCCGGGCGTTACCTGATTTTGATGCCCTTCTCCGAGGGCTGTGGCATCTCGCGCAAGATCGAGGATCCGCAGGAGCGGAAACGCCTCAAACAGATGCTCAACGAACTCACCATCCCCGAGGGCATGGGCGTGATCGTGCGCACCGCCGGCGAAGGCAAAAAGACGCGTTACTTCGTGCGCGACCTGCACCTCCTCCTCAAGAAATGGGAGGAAATCTCCACCAAGACCGCCAACGATCGCGCGCCCGCGTGCCTCTATCAGGAGCCCGATCTCGTCGAACGCACCGTCCGCGACTTCCTCACCGAAGAGGTCGACCGCGTGCTCATCGACAACAAGGCCGATCACGAACGCACCCAGGCACTCGTCGGCCAGATCTCCCAACGCTCCCGCGGCCGCATCGGCCTTTACAACGACAGCATCCCGATCTTCGAACGCTTCAACATCGAGCGCCAGATCGAGCAGACCGCGCAACGCAAAGTCGGCCTCCCCTCCGGCGGCGAAATCGTCATCGACGAAACCGAGGCCCTCATCTCGATCGACGTTAACACCGGCTCCCACAAAAACCGCGGCGGCGACGAGAAAAATACCATCTACGCCGTCAACCTCGAAGCCGCCACCGAAGCCGCCCGCCAGATCCGCCTCCGCAACCTCGGCGGCCTCATCATCATCGATTTCATCGACATGAAGGAGCGCCGCCACCGCAACGCCATCTACGAAAAAATGGTCGCGGAAATGGCGCAGGACAAAGCCAAGAATCACATCCTCCCCATCTCCACGCTCGGCATCATGCAAATGACCCGCCAGCGCCAGCAGGAGTCGCTCTCGAGCAATCTCTATACGGACTGCCCGTATTGCCGAGGCCGCGGCATCGTGAAGAGCGCCACGACGATGTCGGTCGAACTGCAACGCAAGCTCTCCTCCGTTCTCCGCCGCCTGCAACTCCGCAGCGATGTGAAGGAATACTCCCTGCGCGTCCTCGTCCACCCAAGCATCTTGGAACGGCTCCGCAGCGAAGACGCGGAATTGCTCGTGCGCATGGAGAAACTTTACGGCGCCAAACTCGCCTTCCGTGCGGACCTCAACTACCACGTCGAAAACTTCAAAATCATCAACGCCCTCACCGGCGAAGAATACCGCTAACGTGTATGGTGACATTAATTCCGTGTCGCTGACACGAATTCCGTGATGCAGACATGAATC harbors:
- a CDS encoding Rne/Rng family ribonuclease, whose protein sequence is MSDQSQSHPDSPSDVSQRYDEELAQAPAPVSADSVNPTELKAGALDRSKQRPFLQKVLAVFQKEKSSYRELIINSEPLERRVALLVDGRLEKFEIERQSDDRMVGGIYKGRIKNLDPGLKAAFVDIGYAKNAFLHYWDMLPAAADSSVEVVRVNRRKDAPARSAEPTVKDIPNLYPPGSDIVIQVTKGPIGTKGPRTTTNLSIPGRYLILMPFSEGCGISRKIEDPQERKRLKQMLNELTIPEGMGVIVRTAGEGKKTRYFVRDLHLLLKKWEEISTKTANDRAPACLYQEPDLVERTVRDFLTEEVDRVLIDNKADHERTQALVGQISQRSRGRIGLYNDSIPIFERFNIERQIEQTAQRKVGLPSGGEIVIDETEALISIDVNTGSHKNRGGDEKNTIYAVNLEAATEAARQIRLRNLGGLIIIDFIDMKERRHRNAIYEKMVAEMAQDKAKNHILPISTLGIMQMTRQRQQESLSSNLYTDCPYCRGRGIVKSATTMSVELQRKLSSVLRRLQLRSDVKEYSLRVLVHPSILERLRSEDAELLVRMEKLYGAKLAFRADLNYHVENFKIINALTGEEYR